Within Chloroflexota bacterium, the genomic segment GAAGGGCAACAGCGGCTCAAAAGCGCTTCTGTGCTCATTGTCGGCGTGGGTGGCCTGGGGTCGCCTGCGGCGCTCTATCTTGCCGCTGCCGGGGTGGGCCACCTGGGCCTGGTAGATGGCGACCGTGTGGATGAAAGCAACCTGCAGCGCCAGGTGCTCTACGCCACCGCTCAGGTCGGCCAGCCCAAAGCCTTGATGGCACGTGAACGCCTGCACGCCCTCAACCCTCACATCCAAATCGACACCTACGCCCATCGCATCACGCCAGCCAACGCGTGGGAGATTGCCTCGGAATACGACCTGATTGTGGACGGCACCGACAATTTCGCCACCCGCTACCTGCTCAACGACACCGCGGTGTTGCAAAAAAAGCCCTTTGTTTACGGCTCGATCAGCCGCTTCGAGGGGCAGGTCAGCGTTTTCTACGCCGAAGAAGGCCCTTGCTATCGCTGCATCTTTCCCCAACCGCCGGCGCGCTATCAAACCTGTGCCGAGTTGGGGGTGTTAGGCGCTTTGCCCGGCGTCATCGGCACGCTGGAAGCCACCGAAGCGCTGAAACTCATCCTGGGCATCGGGAAGCCCCTGGTCGGTCGTCTACTCCTTTACGACGCGCTGGCGATGCAATTCGACATCATTCGCCTGCGCAAGAACCCCACCTGCAAAGTGT encodes:
- the moeB gene encoding molybdopterin-synthase adenylyltransferase MoeB; the encoded protein is MPFSVPPRASLAPDELRRYARHILLPEVGREGQQRLKSASVLIVGVGGLGSPAALYLAAAGVGHLGLVDGDRVDESNLQRQVLYATAQVGQPKALMARERLHALNPHIQIDTYAHRITPANAWEIASEYDLIVDGTDNFATRYLLNDTAVLQKKPFVYGSISRFEGQVSVFYAEEGPCYRCIFPQPPARYQTCAELGVLGALPGVIGTLEATEALKLILGIGKPLVGRLLLYDALAMQFDIIRLRKNPTCKVCGEHPEITAILPGYEEAACVSQAEEPTLPPDADLPPEALAERLASDQPPLLIDVRSPEEFALAHLPGARNIPLERLEAYLEALPKGEEIVTVCLRGRRSAHAAAQLLKAGFQRVKRLHGGLEAWQQRVDPSFPI